A genomic window from Klebsiella quasipneumoniae subsp. quasipneumoniae includes:
- a CDS encoding YdeI family stress tolerance OB fold protein codes for MKKLALAMACLFAAAVAQADDKGGFSQDAAPPPPHKLDDGYRGVEEGRIMTVEQAKTMHDGATISLRGNLLTRQGDDRYQFRDKSGTITAIIPVAAFNEQHVEPDDLVSINGSLDRKMTPPVVRIDRLLKQSPK; via the coding sequence ATGAAAAAATTAGCCTTGGCCATGGCCTGTTTGTTTGCCGCCGCTGTCGCGCAAGCGGACGATAAGGGCGGTTTTAGCCAGGATGCCGCGCCGCCGCCGCCGCACAAACTGGATGACGGCTATCGCGGCGTCGAGGAGGGGCGGATCATGACCGTTGAGCAGGCGAAAACCATGCACGACGGCGCCACGATTTCGCTGCGTGGCAATCTGCTGACCCGGCAGGGAGATGACCGTTATCAGTTTCGCGATAAAAGCGGCACCATCACCGCCATTATTCCGGTTGCCGCGTTTAATGAACAGCATGTAGAGCCTGACGATCTGGTCAGTATTAACGGTAGCCTTGATCGCAAAATGACGCCGCCGGTAGTGCGTATCGATCGCCTGCTCAAACAGTCGCCTAAATAA
- a CDS encoding OsmC family protein — translation MAIHKKGLAHWEGDLKHGKGTVSTESGALSQQPYGFNTRFEGVKGTNPEELIGAAHAACFSMALSLMLSEEGYTAMSIDTTAVVTLNKTDGGFAITDIALQSQIVLPGVAPAAFDEIIQKAKAGCPVSQVLKANITLDYQLNP, via the coding sequence ATGGCGATTCATAAGAAAGGGCTGGCGCACTGGGAAGGCGATCTCAAGCATGGCAAAGGCACCGTGTCGACGGAGAGCGGGGCGCTGAGCCAGCAGCCCTACGGCTTTAACACCCGTTTTGAAGGGGTGAAAGGCACCAACCCCGAGGAGCTGATCGGCGCCGCGCATGCCGCCTGCTTCTCGATGGCTCTGTCGCTGATGCTCAGCGAAGAGGGCTATACCGCGATGTCCATCGACACCACCGCGGTGGTCACCCTCAATAAAACCGACGGCGGGTTTGCGATAACCGACATCGCGCTGCAAAGCCAGATTGTCCTGCCGGGCGTCGCGCCGGCGGCGTTCGATGAGATCATCCAGAAAGCGAAGGCCGGCTGCCCGGTATCGCAGGTGCTGAAAGCCAATATCACCCTCGACTACCAGCTGAATCCGTAA
- a CDS encoding oxygenase MpaB family protein: MIGIRGMIEAQVLGLTGMALKEIDFEQPKGEPGLFGPQSAIWQVHGDFTSMLCGGISALLLQMLHPLALAGVWDHSRFREDIFGRLRRTSQFISATTFAATPDAERLIAKVQGIHQRIAGVDKDGTPYQASDPALLTWVHVAECSRFMASHLRYKRTVVSVQRQEDYFRESAEIARRLGAEDIPRTPNEVADYLEAMRPQLRCDERTREVAEVLLTTRLPGRLSQPVGQVMMRAGIDLLPPWAQEMLGLSLTPLQRRTTRLMVQAIARVLRASVRNGAWHCAMRRMAEA; this comes from the coding sequence ATGATCGGCATTCGCGGGATGATCGAGGCGCAGGTGCTCGGCCTGACCGGCATGGCGTTAAAAGAGATTGATTTTGAACAGCCCAAAGGGGAGCCGGGGCTGTTTGGTCCGCAATCAGCCATCTGGCAGGTGCATGGCGATTTTACCTCTATGTTGTGCGGCGGCATTAGCGCGCTGCTGCTGCAGATGCTGCATCCCCTGGCGCTGGCCGGCGTCTGGGACCACTCCCGTTTTCGCGAGGATATCTTTGGCCGCCTGCGCCGCACCAGTCAGTTTATCTCCGCCACCACCTTTGCCGCCACCCCTGACGCGGAGCGGCTGATCGCCAAAGTGCAGGGGATCCATCAGCGGATCGCCGGGGTAGACAAGGACGGCACGCCGTATCAGGCAAGCGACCCGGCGCTGTTGACCTGGGTGCATGTCGCCGAGTGCAGCCGCTTTATGGCCTCCCACCTGCGCTATAAGCGCACGGTGGTCAGCGTCCAGCGCCAGGAGGACTATTTTCGCGAGTCGGCGGAGATCGCTCGCCGGCTGGGGGCCGAGGATATTCCCCGGACGCCGAATGAGGTCGCGGACTATCTTGAGGCGATGCGCCCGCAGCTGCGCTGTGACGAACGTACCCGGGAGGTGGCCGAGGTGCTGCTCACCACCCGTCTGCCGGGTCGCCTGAGTCAGCCGGTTGGCCAGGTGATGATGCGGGCCGGGATCGATCTTCTGCCGCCATGGGCGCAGGAGATGCTGGGACTGTCGCTGACGCCGCTACAGCGGCGCACGACGCGTCTGATGGTGCAGGCTATCGCCCGCGTGCTGCGCGCCTCGGTACGCAACGGCGCCTGGCATTGCGCCATGCGCCGGATGGCGGAGGCGTGA
- a CDS encoding ABC transporter substrate-binding protein, with product MSDITPSRLRFAINLGNAVLAHPGERGVPTGITPELSHRLAKRWGVAAEFVTYPAAGKVVADAGGERWDIAFLAIDPAREATLRFTSPYITIQGTALVRAGSPCQSVADMDHPATTINVGQNAAYDLWLTRHLQHASLNRLPSSQEAIDAFLAGEGDMVAGIRQPLEATARRHPEVRILADNFTEIQQAICVAREDVARFSAVNDALNEWRADGSLEALIARHLGEAG from the coding sequence ATGTCAGATATCACACCCTCCCGGCTGCGTTTTGCCATTAATCTGGGCAATGCGGTACTGGCCCATCCTGGCGAAAGGGGCGTGCCGACAGGCATTACCCCCGAGCTCAGCCATCGACTGGCGAAGCGCTGGGGCGTCGCCGCCGAGTTCGTCACCTATCCTGCCGCCGGTAAAGTGGTGGCCGACGCCGGCGGCGAACGTTGGGATATTGCCTTTCTGGCCATCGATCCGGCACGGGAGGCGACCCTGCGCTTTACCTCTCCCTATATCACCATCCAGGGAACCGCGCTGGTGAGAGCCGGTTCGCCCTGCCAGAGCGTGGCCGATATGGATCACCCGGCAACCACGATTAACGTCGGGCAAAACGCCGCCTACGATCTGTGGTTAACCCGCCATCTGCAACACGCCAGCCTGAATCGTCTCCCCTCCTCGCAGGAGGCCATCGACGCCTTCCTCGCCGGTGAAGGGGATATGGTCGCCGGCATCCGTCAGCCGCTGGAGGCGACAGCGCGCCGCCATCCGGAGGTGCGGATCCTGGCGGATAATTTTACCGAGATCCAGCAGGCCATCTGCGTCGCCCGGGAAGACGTGGCCCGCTTTAGCGCGGTGAACGACGCGTTGAACGAATGGCGAGCGGACGGTAGCCTGGAGGCGCTGATTGCCCGGCACCTGGGCGAGGCGGGCTGA